In Prevotella sp. oral taxon 475, one DNA window encodes the following:
- a CDS encoding bifunctional UDP-N-acetylmuramoyl-tripeptide:D-alanyl-D-alanine ligase/alanine racemase — protein sequence MTYSIERVATLMGAHRFGGCETEVRFILTDSRSLCFPEETLFFALRSARNDGHRYIPELYARGVRNFVVERVPEETAERYPEANFLQVLSTRKALQRLAERHRDEFTIPVVGITGSNGKTMVKEWLYQLLSPGMVVTRSPRSYNSQIGVPLSVWLLNRHSEIGVFEAGISQKGEMRTLRDIIQPTIAVLTNLGTAHQENFASQEEKCREKLRLFKDADVMVYNADDETVTAVMGEQHFKGETLAWSRKDPSAAFFIEQTEKGETRTRVSYIYKGEAGSYELPFIDEASTVNSFVCAAICLHLGLEADVLAQRMARLEPVAMRLEVKEGQKGCTLINDSYNSDINSLDIALDFMNRRPDHQGRLRTLILSDIQQSGIPAARLYTEVSALAQKRGVEKIIGIGTAITAARKHIDVKEAHFFRSVDDFIRSEAFHDLHDEVILLKGARSFGFDRLAELLVRKVHETTLEVNLTALVDNLNHYRSLMKPRTKLVCMIKADGYGAGAVEIAKTLQDHRVDYLAVAVADEGATLRRNGITSNIIVMNPEMTAFKTLFDHDLEPEVYSFRLLEALIRAAEREGITGFPVHIKLDTGMHRLGFHPEDDIDRLIARLHNQNALIPRSVFSHFVGADDDAFDAFSDLQFSRFDRASRLIQSAFEHRILRHIDNSAGIEHFPQRQLDMCRLGLGLYGIDPRTGKTLHNVCTLRTTILQLRRVKAGETVGYSRRERLERDSLIAAIPIGYADGLNRHLGNRRCHCLVNGLPAPYVGNICMDVAMIDVTDIACREGDRVEIFGDALPVTTLSAALDTIPYEVLTGISNRVNRVYFQD from the coding sequence ATGACGTATTCTATTGAAAGAGTGGCCACGTTGATGGGGGCTCATCGATTTGGCGGTTGCGAAACCGAGGTGAGGTTTATTCTCACAGACAGTCGTTCGTTGTGTTTCCCGGAAGAGACGCTTTTTTTCGCATTGCGGTCGGCCCGGAACGATGGTCACCGCTACATCCCCGAGCTTTATGCCCGCGGCGTGCGCAACTTCGTGGTGGAACGTGTGCCCGAGGAGACTGCGGAACGCTACCCGGAGGCCAACTTTCTCCAGGTGCTCTCCACGCGGAAAGCTCTGCAACGATTGGCCGAACGTCATCGAGACGAATTCACCATCCCCGTGGTGGGCATCACCGGGAGCAACGGTAAGACGATGGTCAAGGAGTGGCTCTATCAGCTTCTCTCGCCGGGGATGGTGGTGACCCGCAGTCCGCGCAGTTACAATTCGCAGATCGGCGTACCGCTCTCGGTGTGGCTGCTCAATCGTCACTCGGAGATCGGCGTGTTCGAGGCGGGCATCAGTCAGAAAGGCGAGATGCGAACCCTGCGCGACATCATTCAACCCACCATCGCCGTGCTCACCAATCTGGGGACGGCCCATCAGGAAAATTTCGCTTCGCAGGAAGAGAAATGCCGCGAAAAGCTGCGGCTCTTCAAGGATGCCGACGTGATGGTGTACAACGCCGACGATGAAACGGTGACCGCCGTGATGGGCGAACAACACTTCAAGGGCGAGACGCTGGCCTGGTCGAGGAAAGACCCAAGCGCGGCTTTCTTCATCGAGCAGACCGAGAAAGGCGAAACTCGCACGCGCGTCTCCTATATATATAAAGGTGAAGCCGGAAGCTACGAGTTGCCTTTCATCGACGAAGCGTCAACGGTCAATTCCTTTGTCTGCGCCGCTATCTGCCTGCATCTGGGACTGGAGGCCGACGTCCTGGCCCAGCGAATGGCCCGACTCGAGCCCGTAGCCATGCGACTCGAGGTGAAAGAAGGACAGAAGGGATGCACACTCATCAACGATTCGTACAACTCGGACATCAATTCGCTCGACATTGCGCTCGACTTCATGAATCGCCGCCCCGACCATCAAGGTCGCCTCCGCACACTCATCCTCAGCGACATCCAGCAGAGCGGCATCCCCGCTGCCCGGCTCTACACCGAGGTTTCGGCTTTGGCGCAGAAGCGCGGCGTAGAGAAAATCATCGGTATCGGCACGGCCATCACCGCCGCCCGCAAGCATATCGACGTGAAAGAGGCTCATTTCTTCCGCAGTGTCGACGACTTCATCCGCAGCGAGGCCTTCCACGATCTGCACGACGAGGTGATTCTGCTGAAGGGTGCGCGCAGTTTCGGTTTCGACCGACTGGCTGAACTGCTTGTTCGCAAGGTGCATGAAACCACGCTCGAGGTGAATCTCACGGCTCTTGTCGACAATCTCAACCACTATCGTTCTCTGATGAAACCCCGCACGAAGCTCGTCTGCATGATCAAGGCCGACGGATATGGTGCCGGAGCCGTTGAGATTGCCAAGACTTTGCAAGACCACCGCGTAGATTATCTCGCCGTGGCCGTGGCCGACGAAGGGGCCACCCTGCGCCGAAACGGCATCACCAGCAACATTATCGTGATGAACCCCGAGATGACGGCCTTCAAAACGCTCTTCGACCACGACCTCGAGCCCGAAGTTTACAGCTTCCGCCTCCTCGAAGCCCTCATCCGCGCTGCCGAACGCGAAGGTATCACCGGCTTTCCCGTGCACATTAAGCTCGACACCGGCATGCATCGGCTGGGCTTTCATCCCGAAGACGACATCGACCGGCTCATTGCTCGGCTCCACAATCAGAACGCGCTCATCCCGCGGTCGGTCTTCTCACACTTCGTCGGAGCCGACGACGATGCTTTCGATGCCTTTTCCGATCTCCAGTTCAGCCGATTCGACCGCGCCAGTCGGCTCATCCAGTCGGCCTTCGAGCACCGCATTCTCCGCCACATCGACAATTCCGCCGGCATCGAGCACTTTCCCCAACGCCAGCTCGACATGTGCCGTCTGGGCTTAGGCCTCTATGGCATCGACCCTCGCACGGGAAAAACCCTTCACAACGTCTGCACTCTGCGCACCACCATTCTCCAGTTGCGTCGCGTCAAGGCCGGCGAGACCGTGGGTTACAGTCGCCGCGAACGCCTCGAGCGCGACAGTCTCATCGCCGCCATCCCCATTGGTTATGCCGACGGACTGAACCGCCATCTGGGCAATCGCCGCTGCCACTGCTTGGTGAACGGGCTTCCTGCTCCCTACGTGGGCAACATCTGCATGGATGTAGCGATGATCGACGTCACCGACATTGCCTGCCGCGAGGGCGACCGCGTAGAAATTTTCGGCGACGCGCTGCCCGTGACCACCCTCTCTGCCGCCCTTGACACCATCCCCTACGAAGTGCTCACAGGCATCAGCAATCGGGTCAACCGTGTTTACTTCCAAGACTAA